A stretch of the Malus domestica chromosome 08, GDT2T_hap1 genome encodes the following:
- the LOC139197995 gene encoding uncharacterized protein has product MFSPFSCVFFQPKDVQDEPFSSPCSTPKRSTKRSSKESKNPYSSRGLDKFSELLADLEDKRQKIYAQTPPQNISLVRFMFKDSNEDAPPVPVVIKLKDNKKEDRKEKTKTQVVKEKHATSNSDGLDKFNVEPSTPTKEVAVQQQPKNYKRVRSSLNFKDMNLGIWRRPSYYLPVVVVFILVLLAVFGRSVAILCTSIGWYALPTLEESNGKTKRASKKKNHGRRLSDNNNNNNNNGLLSSPKSNNTGAGSTPRSQQHGHQKIW; this is encoded by the coding sequence ATGTTTAGCCCTTTCAGCTGCGTATTTTTCCAACCGAAAGATGTTCAAGACGAACCCTTTTCAAGTCCTTGCTCCACGCCTAAAAGATCAACAAAGAGAAGCAGCAAGGAAAGCAAGAACCCCTATTCAAGTCGAGGCCTCGACAAGTTCTCTGAACTCTTAGCCGATCTCGAAGACAAACGGCAGAAGATTTATGCGCAAACGCCTCCGCAAAACATATCCCTCGTCCGCTTCATGTTCAAGGACTCGAACGAGGATGCCCCTCCCGTCCCAGTCGTGATCAAGTTGAAGGACAACAAGAAAGAAGATCGCAAAGAGAAAACCAAAACTCAGGTGGTGAAAGAAAAGCATGCAACTAGTAATTCGGATGGCTTGGATAAATTTAACGTCGAGCCCTCCACGCCCACAAAAGAAGTAGCAGTTCAGCAACAACCAAAGAATTATAAGAGGGTGCGTTCGTCATTAAACTTTAAGGACATGAACTTGGGCATCTGGAGAAGGCCTTCTTACTATTTGCCGGTGGTTGTGGTGTTCATTTTGGTGCTGCTGGCGGTGTTCGGGCGGTCGGTTGCAATTCTGTGCACGTCTATCGGCTGGTACGCATTGCCGACTTTGGAAGAAAGCAATGGCAAGACAAAAAGAgcatcaaagaagaaaaatcaTGGTAGAAGATTGAgtgacaataataataataataataataatggacTATTGTCTTCTCCAAAGAGTAACAACACAGGGGCCGGAAGCACTCCCAGATCACAACAACACGGTCACCAGAAAATTTGGTGA